The segment AGATTGCGTTGTTTTCAGTGGGactgttgtttgttgtttggaaTGCAGAGAGATGAAGAACAATGCTCAAAATCACCCAAAGACAAACAAATCTTCCATAATATATTCCCAAACCATAAATTCCCCCTCAATTAGCTGTGAAATGGTGAGACTTTAGACATCTCtgacaaatttctttctttttggtcctatttcaggtgtttttaagggATAAAGATAGATCAGAAGAATATTAAGGCCAAACCAAAATGATAACCAGCCAGGTGTCTTCCCAACATGAATCACAGGGAATGTGGGTCACCGGGGCTCTGACCAACGTGGGTCCTCCCATGGGGGATGGAGTTggagcagtgcacaaagctcttcctgcagttgGGGCACTTGCAGGGCTTCCCTTACCGGTGGGTCCGTTGGTGTCGGgtcaaggcagagctgctggagaagctcttcccacactggggacactcgtagggcctctccccagtgtggatgcaCTGGTGTTTGACGAGGGTGGAGTtgtgcttgaagcccttcctgcagtcgaggcagaggaagggcctctcctctgcgtgaatccgctggtgcaggaggagagtGGAGCTGGTGTGAAAGCTCTTCTGACACTCAGGACACTcatagggcctctccccagtgtggatcatTTGGTGGATGATCAGTTGGGACctctggctgaagctcttcccacattccccacactcgtagggtctctccccagtgtggatgcgtTGGTGGACGACAATTGtaaagctgcagctgaagcccttcccacactccccacacctGAAGGGCCATTCCcggtgtggatcatctggtgtTTCAGAATGTTGGTCTtactgaagctcttcccacactccaagcacttctagggcttctccccatcatggagctgctcatggaccaccagctctgagctctgcctggagctctgtccaccttcctggcccagggtgggtctttcctcctcGAAGCACCCTGGGATGGGCTTGGAGCCCCTCCTCCTGTGGGATCTTTGGGGATTTTCATCCCAGTTGGATTCTGGCaccatggagctgctcaaaaCGGCCTCTTCCACAAGGTTCTGCTGTGGGAATTTGCcctccctggtctccatcctcagctcctgctctggggcaggaaggacaaggagaggatgggatttgcctccgtgccagagggaaggggaaggagatcccccCAGTGCGTACCCGGCAGGACGGCGTCGGCAGCGGGGTtgtcctgcagccgggggccgtgctgggctgggagatggagcaggagagagggggaaaggggcactgacttcctcctcacctgccagGGTGTCCCGGggcatcttcctcttcctcgcagcctcctcctccatctgGTGAAGGTTTGGCGatgggaaattctgttttgggaggaaaagaagagatgAGAACATTgagttttgtgctgctttggagCAAATCAGTCTAAAccagaattacaatttaataagaaaattagGATCAAGGCAATGATCCAGAAACACTGACTTAATCTGACCGAGTCAGGATATAACCTGTCACCCCGTTGGTCAGGGAGGTGGTAGCAGTCtgatgaaatggtggctgcagtcctgttggAGTGATGAACATGATTCTGTCAAAGCGgggatcctgtagaagggtctggtcttcctctgaaggtccagtggtgcttatggagctcttgtcctctgggaatccagtaggcAAGGTGCTCCTGGTGTTGCAAGGGTGAGATTAtatccaggcaggaatgcttggttcctccccctgggcagagcatcccacaatgggatgatataattttatcagtcctgcagtgacactcaatggcccattaacagaagatggcCCCTGGAGGGCGTTATCAGGGCTGAGtcatggcagagataaagaacactgccccacctgtttatcacagttcatgaagatggtgactgaaaacacacttttggttACATCCCTCTTCTGAGGAACTTGCTTTTTCTGGAGGAACTCTTGGAACAGCTTGGACACTGCTTCCTCTGAGAGACTTGTGGGAGAACTTATGAGGAAAATGGCTGTTGTGGGTGGCCAGcgtaaacaaaatattttgttgtccttcctggaaaatttgttaaaatccctggaggaaagggaggaaatgaTACCAGCAAGACTGACAAGGATCATTCACCCCAAGCTGAGCAAGACAAGGCTGCCAAAAGTCCTCCAAGAAGCCCAGCTCAAGTAGGAGCACTGACATACACACCCACTTCgtaactaccccaggttgtggagtctatttatttattccgcgtatcgcttcaatgcccttttaaaattttgagcctattttgcttttctcctaatcctatcttaGCGCTGGAAATTAGTAAGTATAATCTAGTGAGTGCACTGGTAATTAGCCAACACTGAACCCGCCACACTAATTGATGCATTGGCCAAGAAATCTCAAATTggtgaaccaaaaccactacagaaaACTTCCTGATGAACTGCAGTAGAgcagagggaaatcaaggcagagacatggtttgtcaggacttgcttgatcctaatgagccccgtggtgcattcggagctgagccctggaacctcagggcctgagaggagattgcacaaaACATTCCAGGagtcaaaggcagaagaaaaccccaaagtgtctcaaagcattaatgggTCTCACTGAggtccatccccaacacaggctcctcatggaccccttggaggagagaattggaggccaggatggcacaaaaacctctcagagactcaaaatggcacaaaaacctctcagtggggaaaggaaaatccaaagttCCTGAAAAACCTGGAGTATCTCAAAgtattaatgagccccactgagtgtcagtgcaaagctctcaagggactcgttaaagcagataattggggccatgattgcacaaacctctcacagagtctgtaacaaaagggaaacaccaagtgccttaaaagaactgaagtaccttgaagcattaatgagccccactgagtgttgttcctgacaaagcctctccagggactaattacagcagataattggaggccatgattgcagaaagctctcagagactgcaaggcaaaagccaaaggcaaagtcctttgaaaaacctgcagtgcctgggagcattgtggagcccccagggccattgctgagcaaggctccccagggactccttccagcagatccttgaggccactgggatgtgggctagggggggatgctgagggcaggacaaggggctgacagtgcccagcctggctggggctgtgccaggaggccccagggcctcaggacaaggtgtctcctgacagcccttggtggcacagaccctgctgtgccccaggccaccaagacttggcttctctttctccccacctgtcatcagtgcctccaattctctgctctgcctggggcctggggacactttctcagtCGTCTCCCTCAGTGGGACCCATTAAAAGTCcaagaaactttggagttggattctgacttggagctctggagaggtttcttcagctgcctctcagggcctgatgttcagggcctgagcacaaagccccagaggctcattcaagtccttgtgctgtgtctgtgctgctgagctgggccgggctcctggcacagagggtgatgctggtaagcaagcagagcttcaaaagcacatttctctggatgagcagctcttctcccagcccagcagggctggggcactgcctgcagccagcgcgggcacagcccagaggcacagagagcttcaatcagtcagggctgggaaggtgctgagaagtgcctggggcagaatcactgccagcccttggcacaggaacctctggctgcaggacaatgcagctgcagctcctgcagtgatctcctcaagctggaacatCCCAATGCCCACAGACCCTGTGAGTACAACTCTGAGTATTTCTGGTGCAGGGCAGGTGAAATGCTCCTGAAGCTCTGACATGCTGAGGGATTCTGATCAGTCGTAGAATATTTCCAAGACAAGGTTTTTAGTAAAATGTGGAAATTTCCTACGACTTTGTATTCAGTTTCCTGCTATTGGAGGATGGTGGGGGTACTTGTTGAGTAACTATTAATATTAAAGTTTGATTATGAATTCTGAGAAATTCCTCATAGATCCCTCATGTTGCTTTTAGTGATCAGTAGGTTCAGAGGAGATCCCTAATGTGCTTTCAGCCACTCTGcccatggacagcagcagcaatacCTCTGCTGGAGCCATCAGGCTCAGTCTGAGCTCTCCTTTCTCCAAGCTGCAAACAGAACCTGCCCCCAGCCAGTGCCCTGCAAACAGGCAGGGTTCTGTCAGGCCAAGGAGAGGGCACAgagatttggggtctgggagtgctggcagggagagatcaggcacagggaaacacctgcaggaggaaaatctcCAGGAAGCAGGGAGatcagggaaggagagaaaacaaaagccagaaaTGTTGTGGCAGGGAGAGTTTAGAGATGTGCAGAGGATcccctccagtgcagcccctccctctgaacaagccccctccctcctgtgcccccagccaagCCTCTGCCCTCAGGGCCGGGGCTCCAAGGcgtgcagcccctcctgtgcaggcagagctgcagcagagccgtggggcagctctgcagccccgggctcagttccctctgcagagcacagggctgggagcagctgcccggcactgggggctctggcagggggcacagctggctcagggtgacacagctgtccccagtgcccggCTCTGGGCAATGCTGGcagtgcagccagggaaggagctgcatcTCCCTTCATCCAATGCCATCAGAAGGACACTTGGAAGTCTCCCTGGGATTTCAGTCCAAGCTGGGAGCTCCAATCCAGGGTGCAAACCTGTCCTAGAGCATCTCTGAGTTATCAGATTgatggggaaaggcagaggtgttgtgacactgaaaatgctgctgggttGGTGAAATGAGCAACATGAGTCCTTGGCTCCAAATGTGGAGCTCGGCTGTGCTGGATCCATCTGCTCTCAGCAGtacctggggtttttttagggaaaatgtGGGACGTTGATCATCCTCACCTGGAAAAAGGTTGAAGCCCAGAGAAACTCTGAACAGGTCAGAATGACAGACCATCTCCCCTCACTCTCCTCTCATCACTTTGCCTCACAGAACTTTCTCTGTTCTCCCTGGaggcagcagaaatgctgagggTTTCTGATATCCAAGAATACCAGGAGAGACATGGGGggacattaaaaagaaaaccccagaaCTCTGGAACAGGAAagggtgtctgtgtgtgttccTGGGGAGGGTGTATGGgaaatggctttgattttagttACAGGCATCTCTTCTAACTCgtcactgtcctttctccatgaacaggtgcccatgtgcagccacagccaatgtccaacagcagctccatcagccacttcctcctgctggcactggcagagacgtggcagctgcagctcctgcacttctgcctcttgctgggcatctccctggctgccctcctgggcaacggcctcatcatcagcgccgtagcctgcggcaaccacctgcacacgcccatgttcttcttcctgctcaacctggccctcagcgacctgggctccatctgcaccactgtccccaaagccatgcacaattccctctggggcaccagcaccatctcctacaaagcatgtgctgctcagctctttttctttctcttcttcatcTCAGCAGAGTATTTCCtcctgaccatcatgtgctacgaccgctacgtgtccatctgcaaacccctgcactacgggaccctcctgggcagcagagcttgtgcccacatggcagcagctgcctgggccagtgcctttctcaatGCTCTCATGCACActgccaatacattttccctgcccctgtgccatggcaatgccctgggccagttcttctgtgaaatcccacagatcctcaagctctcctgctccaaatcctacATCAGGGAACTTGGGCTCATTGCTGTGGGTGCCTGTTTagattttggttgttttgtattcattgttttctcctatgtgcagatcttcagggctgtgctgaggatcccctctgagcagggacggcacaaagccttttccacctgcctccctcacctggccgtGGTCTCTCTGTTCCTAGGCACGGGTATATTTCACTACCTGAAGCCCCCCTCGatgtcctccccatccctggatctggccctgtcagttctgtactcggtggtgcctccagccctgaaccccctcatctacagcctgaggaaccaggagctcaaggctgcagtgaggagacTGATGACTGGATGGTTTCAGAAACATTAAACTGCTGGCCAATTTCTGCCAATCACTTGTAATAAAAGTCATCTTTGATACTTCTTGTTGGTTTCATTTTGGaggttcttttcctttttttaacttGTTACAGATTGTCCACAATCAATGTCATTttgccatttctcattttgtttctcttcactttccctgtggccacagactgtgtcaatgGGGGGCTGCGCTCTCGTTGGCTGTAATGGAACTCAAGGATGTCCCAGTaaagttttctgcagagctgcccttttgttgccttctctggagctgcagcagcaatgtctgtgtgcagagctgggggcagatcagtgctggcacagcagctctgctcctgctggccacaccattcctgatccaggccaggagccattggccttcttagccacctgggcacacggctggctcatgtccagcctgctgtccatcagtccctgcaggtccttttctgcctggctgctgtccagcccctctgtccccagcctggagcactgcaggggttgttgtggccaaagtgcaggacctggcacttggacttgttaaacctcaccttgttggatttgggccctggatccagcctgtccagggccctgtgcagagccctcccaTGTTCCTGCAGATCAACACTCACACCCATcctggtgtcatctgcaaagaCGTCCTTGTTTCCATGGGTGCCCTCAGTGTCACAATATCCCTTTGGTTACACCAGGCCCTGCACTGTCACACTGGTCTCCTTGCTTCCATGGGGCCCCAAAATGTGACAATGgactccttggttccatggggcttcacagtgtcacaatgttGTCGTTGGTGCCCCAGGttcacaatggccccttggttccatggggccccaGGGTGTCACAAAGGCCCCATGGTCCCATGAGGTCCCACACTGTCACAATGCTCTCTGTGGTTCCACAAgtcccctcagtgtcacaatggactCCTTGTTTCCACAAGGCCACACAGTGTCACAACATCCTTCCAGATTCCTTGAGGCCCCAGAGTGTCACAGTGGCCCCTTGGTTACACAAggtcctgcagtgtcacaatgtccccttGGTTCCGTGAGGCCCCGCAGTGTCAGAACGGCCCCTTGGTTCCACTGGGCCCTGGACTCTCCCAATGCTCTCCTTGGTTTCGCAGTGTCCAAATGGTGAAACCCCTGGGTTCCACCAGGCcccgcagtgtcacaatggcctctGTGGTTCCACGAGGACCCAGGGTCACGGGGGACTCCCTGCTTCCATTTGGCCCCAGAGCACCacaatggagccctggttctATGGGGCTGCACAGTGTCACTCTGGTCCTCTCAGTTCCACgaggccctgcagtgtcacaatggccccagagtgtcccaatcatcacagaatgacagaatcaaataggctggaaaagaccttggaaatcatcaagtccaaccaatGCCCTAATACTGCCTTGTCACCCAGACATGCCACTACGTGCCACTGCAGAGGGACAGTGACTCTGCCACCTCCCCCCTGGCctgcccattccaatgcccactcaccctttctgtgaagaacttcttcctcttGTCCAGCCtcaacctcccctggtgcagctcaaggctgtgtcttcttgtcctgccctccagcagatccacactcacacccagcttggtgtcatctgcaaatttggtGATGGTGGGCTCGATCCCCTCACCCAGATCATCAGTGAAGATGTGAAACAGGACTGGGCCCAGCACAGATCtctgggggacagcagcagggactggacaccagctggatgcagcaccatccccaccactctctgggcccagcctcCAGCCAGCTCTTCCATCTCCCAGCCAGGAGGGAACCTGCccaagccgtgggctgcagcttttccagggaatgctgtcagagacagtgtcaaaggctttgctgaagtgcagatggacacatccacagcctttcccacatCCACAGGTGGGACACCTGGttataaaaggagatcaggttgctcaggcaggagctgcccctctCAAATCCACCCTGGCTGGCTCTGACCCCTCGGCcatcctgtggctgccctgtgaTGGCTCTCAAGGCGATCTGTTCCAGAACCTTGCCGggcaccgaggtcaggctgacaggcctggagttccccagatcctccttccagcccttcttggggatgggctcacactggcacctccagtgctctggcacctccctgctgagccaggactgatggtaaatgatggagagcagcttggggagctcatccaccagctctCTCATCCCCCtaggatggatcccatcccatcccatcccatacacctgtgagcatctgagtggctcagcaggtcacCAGCTGCTTCCTACTTGATTACAggggctgttctgctccctgtgcccatctgccagctcaggagaactcttgtcctgaggacagCCTGTCCTAATATTGAAAATTGAGACAAACAAGATGTTAAGTACTTTGGCCTTTTCCTTATCTTTACTTACTATATTCTCCACTGCATCCAATAAAGAGTAGAGCTTCTCCTTATCCCACATTTTTCTATTAAGTTatttatgaaacattttttattatttttcacagaagtggCTAGGCTTATCTCTAATTGAGATTtcacctctttccttttttttttctgcatgaccTAACAACATCCTGAAACACTTGCTAAGTTGCCTGACCTTCTGTCCAAAGTTGATACACCCTCTTCCTTCCCTTGAGTTCCCACAAAAGCTCAATGGGCAGCCAGGGCAGTCATTTTCCTCACCAGCTCATCTTTTGccacactgggacaggctgctccttcctccttaAGATTACTTTCTTGAAATGTGTCCATTCTTCCTGGacccctttgtttttaagggctgtTTCTGTTTATATTCTGTATTTCGCACACATATTCATTAACTGTCATGGACTAAACACATATCTGATaatcatttccccaaaatcattaacatatttcccctcccctttacccatgctctcttctgtcctgggggtctctctggtggtccctggtggtcGTGGACCCCAATGTTCCCGtgggcctggctgagctggcaggacactgaggctggtgAACTTCCAGCTCCCCTTCTCACACAATGGGCATTGTGTGGTTTCCATAGGCCTGGGGTTTTGGAGAACAAGCTCCAGGTGTCAGCTCACCTGGTGGAGACAATTTATCATCTGGTGACATGAGGTCACAGAGTGGgctatgacatcacagagtggggTGTGTAAGGTCATCAAGCAACTATGGCAACATAGACTgcctctgtgacatcacagagccagatgtgacatcacagggcagAGGTCTGACATCACAGAACAGACTATGACATCACCGATTTTGCTGTGACATtgcagggcagctctgtgaCATCCCAGAATGGATTGTGGCATCAGAGACCAGCTGTGTGACATTAGAGAACGAGCTGTGACAtcccagaggggctgtgtgacatcccaggagggctgtgtgAGGTCCCTGGGTTGGTCACTCCgccccagctccccctcacAGTTTCTCCCAACAAGTCCAATGCTGTTCATGCCCAGcagggtccctgtcccccgctATCCCCCCAGTCCACCTGGAGCCACAGCCTCCACCAAAGGATGTTCCACAGGATCcagcccagagcctgacacggggaaaaggggccagggctgtgtgatCAGGACATCAAGGATGTGGATTATCCAGGTCCCTGCGGCCTGGGTTgggttccccagggcaggaaagatgtctggcagctggagcaggcttaGGGAAGGGCCTCcaaggtggggctggagcccttgggctgtgagcagaggctgagggagctgggcttgtccagcccggagcagggaaggctgaggggctcctcatcccagcctggcagtgccagcgaggaggggatggagaacacagagccaggctcttcaccGGGGGGCCTGGTGGGAGACAAAAGCCAATgggtggaaggggaaagaggggaGATCAGTCAGGCCATGAGGACATGAAATGAGTCAGGCTggtttcagcatttcctcaaaCACCTGCCTGACCTCCCTTCTCCATCCACCACTGACAGCTTTGCAAATCAGGAATTGTTTGAGCTGTTTTTCCCCCACTCCAGGACCAGCATCCTGATACAAGTACTTAATTGTGTTTATATCTACCATAGAACCACTTTTCCATACTAAAATCCATTCTAGTATGGAAATCACTTGTGGCTGGTGGACTCATCAGATGCTGCTGGGACGTTGCACATAGCTCAGGGAAGAGTGTGATTGTTATTGAATTGTGTCCTGTTCAATTGTTGTCTGTTGGCCctgaagagaaactttctgtgcctctgagtctcaccagttcctgacccccaaaggacacaaacctgatgacTTGTGGTTCCCACTCCAGTGGTGGCACTtggagctccctccatccccagagcagagctgccttgtcccagaaagtgcctggcagtgcagggatgaaggaaacaggacaggctgtggggatcaggggcagggctcggccagggatttggggtggttgtgagcccagggcaggacctggcCCTTGGCCTTGGGGAACCTCATCCCATTGTCCTGGGCCcatggctccagcctgtccagatccctctgcagagcttcctgccctccagcacagccacactgccacccagcctgggctcacctgggaaCTGCCTGAGGGTGCCCTCGATGGCCTTGTCCAGATCAGCAATAAAGAGATTTCACTGACCTGGCCCCaatcctgagccctggggacagccctggatgtgactccattcctcagctgctctgagtgccagggcttggatgagAGAAAGAGTGCTGAAGGGGTAGGGACAAAGTctgattgattgtcagccatgaagggtcTTGATTTTCACATCTATTCAGACTGCATTAGAAGGTGCTGGGGGTCAATATCAATTGGACATTGCTGATATCAATctataaacaggaaaacaggACAATACAGTTCTCCCTGCATAGTTTTCAATACAGTATATTCACTTTGAATAagcttctgaaatctgtctaattaacCACAGAAGAATTGAAAAGTTCAATTATTCCCAGCAGCATTTCTTGTTTGGgagttttaaataaatctttatgAGCCTTTGTcactgaattcctgaactgaagagctcAGGAAAGAAGAGGCCTCTGGAGTAGGAAAATTCATCAGCAACCTACAAGGGGCTGAGGATCCAtccccatcagagcagcaatgagctgaaatgggcagagctttgtggctgccccagctctgggatgggccctgggcctggagcaggagcagctctggagggccccaaggccggggctcttgtgctggcctgggcagatgggatggcagcaggggctgcagagctctcagcagctgaggccgaggggagcagggcagccagggagcctccttgtgccttgggcaagccccttcccccatggctggggctgagtcctggctgagctgcagctgctgctgtgcccttggcaggggctgaggccgtggggccagtggccagagcagcctggcctgagcagagctgtggggccagagccggctgggctgtgctggggagaggcccttggtgctgcacagagctcagggcagctggcagagcttgcagggagctgggctgggctccgagagcctggcccagaaaccatcagtgtccatctcagcctggctgagcgtgcaggggcaggactcagcccaggccttgtggggcagggccagcgcctgtgcaaggcattgaaaacaggcaagtgcccgagagaggaggctgctctgtgcccttgggggcatggacacagcagggagggggcccaggacatttgtcagcgccagcctctgtccccagcccttggcagccctggctgctgagcccagctttggcctgggctgagtttggctgtggcccagctccatcctgctgcg is part of the Vidua macroura isolate BioBank_ID:100142 chromosome 30, ASM2450914v1, whole genome shotgun sequence genome and harbors:
- the LOC128820721 gene encoding olfactory receptor 14J1-like; this translates as MSNSSSISHFLLLALAETWQLQLLHFCLLLGISLAALLGNGLIISAVACGNHLHTPMFFFLLNLALSDLGSICTTVPKAMHNSLWGTSTISYKACAAQLFFFLFFISAEYFLLTIMCYDRYVSICKPLHYGTLLGSRACAHMAAAAWASAFLNALMHTANTFSLPLCHGNALGQFFCEIPQILKLSCSKSYIRELGLIAVGACLDFGCFVFIVFSYVQIFRAVLRIPSEQGRHKAFSTCLPHLAVVSLFLGTGIFHYLKPPSMSSPSLDLALSVLYSVVPPALNPLIYSLRNQELKAAVRRLMTGWFQKH